A genomic region of Nymphaea colorata isolate Beijing-Zhang1983 chromosome 2, ASM883128v2, whole genome shotgun sequence contains the following coding sequences:
- the LOC116248642 gene encoding protein DETOXIFICATION 16-like codes for MINEVKLQLQLAGPLAVANLLHKCIQLTSIMFVGHLGALPLSGVSIATSVVNVTGFSLLMGMSSALDTLCGQSHGAKQYHILGAHLQTAILVLSILSIPFSVLFAFTQQILMAAGQDPEISREAGIYCKWLIPSLFSYALLQCETRFLQAQNIVLPTMVSTGFCTLLHLFTCWSLVFRTELGFRGAALAISISYGVNALLLAAYIKVSPACKKTWTGFSKPALRSILNFLRLATPSAAMLCLEWWAFEIMILMSGLLPNAELELSVLSITLNTSWAVYTIPAGLGQAISTRVSNELGAGKQQAARLAVYVMLLIVVIEAAFVAITIILVRSVWGYAYSDDKEVVKYISYMTPLLATSTFMDAIQSVLSGIARGCGWQKFGALVNIGAYYIVGVPSAAFLAFFFHLSGKGLWIGIMFGTFTQLAFFLCFTLSGDWKKEAKEIEDKVQVLSLSMECEDPLINTK; via the exons ATGATCAACGAGGTCAAACTGCAGTTGCAGTTAGCAGGTCCACTGGCAGTCGCGAACCTTCTTCATAAATGCATACAGTTGACATCTATCATGTTCGTCGGCCATCTCGGAGCTCTTCCGCTTTCCGGTGTCTCCATAGCGACTTCCGTCGTCAATGTCACCGGCTTCAGTTTGTTG ATGGGAATGAGCAGTGCACTGGACACATTGTGCGGACAGTCCCATGGAGCAAAGCAATATCACATTCTTGGTGCACACCTGCAGACAGCCATTCTTGTCCTCTCGATCCTCAGCATCCCCTTCTCTGTTCTCTTCGCCTTCACACAGCAGATTCTCATGGCGGCCGGGCAAGACCCGGAGATCTCGAGAGAAGCGGGGATTTACTGTAAGTGGCTGATCCCAAGTCTCTTCTCCTATGCCCTCTTGCAGTGCGAAACCAGATTTCTACAGGCCCAAAACATCGTCTTGCCTACGATGGTAAGCACCGGATTCTGCACGCTGCTGCATCTTTTCACCTGTTGGAGTCTGGTTTTCCGAACTGAGCTCGGCTTTAGAG GTGCTGCGCTGGCCATTTCGATCTCTTACGGGGTAAATGCACTGCTGCTGGCAGCGTATATCAAAGTCTCTCCCGCATGCAAAAAGACTTGGACTGGTTTCTCAAAGCCTGCCCTTAGAAGCATTCTCAACTTTCTCAGACTGGCAACACCTTCAGCTGCCATGCTCTG CTTAGAGTGGTGGGCCTTCGAGATCATGATCCTCATGTCTGGACTGCTCCCTAATGCCGAGCTCGAACTATCAGTGCTATCCATCAC CCTGAACACAAGCTGGGCTGTCTACACCATCCCAGCGGGCCTTGGTCAAGCTATAAG TACAAGGGTATCAAACGAACTCGGTGCGGGAAAACAGCAAGCCGCGCGCCTAGCCGTATATGTCATGTTGCTTATAGTGGTGATAGAAGCTGCATTTGTTGCAATAACCATAATTCTGGTTAGATCAGTCTGGGGATACGCCTACAGCGACGACAAAGAAGTCGTCAAATACATATCATATATGACGCCGCTGCTTGCAACTTCAACTTTCATGGATGCAATCCAGTCTGTGCTTTCAG GTATTGCTAGAGGCTGTGGTTGGCAAAAGTTTGGCGCATTGGTTAATATTGGAGCTTATTACATAGTGGGAGTGCCATCAGCGgcttttttagcattttttttccatctaaGTGGAAAG GGGCTTTGGATAGGAATAATGTTTGGGACTTTCACGCAACTTGCCTTCTTTCTCTGCTTCACACTTTCTGGTGACTGGAAAAAAGAA GCGAAGGAGATAGAAGACAAAGTTCAGGTCCTCAGCTTGTCAATGGAGTGTGAAGATCCTTTGATTAAtaccaaatga